In the genome of Triticum urartu cultivar G1812 chromosome 5, Tu2.1, whole genome shotgun sequence, one region contains:
- the LOC125509052 gene encoding CBS domain-containing protein CBSX1, chloroplastic-like yields the protein MEAAASTLLLSADASLAAGRRLLLVPSRPARAARRGAAPSRCRRASVRAYAAAAAPAPAPASGNGLVGNNNGVYTVGDFMTKREDLHVVKASTPVDEALEMLVQNRISGFPVIDDDWKLVGVVSDYDLLALDSMAGCGLADTNSSMFPEVDSTWKTFREIQRLLSKTSGKVIGDVMTPSPLVVRETTNLDAAARLLLETKYHRLPVVDSTGNLVGMITRGNVVRAALKIKKKAEGA from the exons ATGGAGGCCGCCGCGTCCACGCTGCTCCTCTCCGCCGACGCGTccctcgccgccggccgccgcctcctcctcgtccctTCTCGGCCCGCGCGCGCGGCACGGCGGGGCGCCGCGCCCAGCAGGTGCCGGCGGGCGTCCGTCCGCGCGTACGCCGCGGCGGccgcgccagcgccggcgccgGCCTCTGGAAACGGCCTCGTCGGG AATAACAACGGAGTGTACACTGTTGGAGACTTCATGACGAAAAGGGAGGATCTCCATGTCGTCAAAGCGTCAACCCCGGTTGATGAAG CGCTCGAGATGCTGGTGCAGAACAGGATCTCTGGTTTCCCTGTTATCGATGATGACTGGAAGTTG GTTGGCGTTGTCTCAGATTATGATCTATTAGCTTTGGACTCAATGGCAG GATGTGGACTGGCTGATACAAATTCAAGTATGTTCCCTGAAGTAGATAGCACTTGGAAG ACATTTCGCGAGATCCAGAGACTCTTGAGCAAAACCAGTGGCAAAGTTATCGGTGATGTTATGACTCCCTCACCTCTTGTGGTGCGTGAAACTACTAACCTCGACGCTGCTGCAAG GTTGCTGCTTGAAACCAAATACCACAGATTGCCTGTTGTTGATAGCACGGGAAATTTG GTTGGGATGATCACAAGGGGGAATGTCGTCAGAGCTGCTCTCAAAATAAAGAAGAAAGCTGAAGGTGCTTAA